The candidate division TA06 bacterium genome segment CTCCGATTTCAACGGCCGGGAAGATTCCTGGAGGCAGGCGGCGGCCATCCGGCCCGAGGTCTTTAACCACAACCTGGAGACAGTACCCCGGCTCTACCCCATAGCCCGCCCCCAGGCCGATTACCGGCGGTCGCTGGACCTGATCAGCTACGCTGCCCGGGCCGGGCTGGTGGCAAAGTCCGGCCTGATGGTGGGGCTGGGCGAGGAAATGGCAGAGATCAAACAGGTGATGGCCGATCTTAAGCAAGCCGGCTGCCGGATTCTGACCGTGGGCCAGTACCTGGCCCCATCCCAGGAACATCTTCCGGTGGCAAGATTCTGGGAGGAATCCGAGTATCAGATGCTCAAATCATACGGCGAACAAATACTGGGGCTGGATGCGGTCGTGGCCGGGCCCGCCGTGCGCAGTTCCTATCTGGCATATCAAACTTATCAGACCATAACCAACATTAAACAGGAGGCACCGGCATGAAGATCAACATCACCGCCCGTCATTTTGAAGGCCTGACCGAAGGCCTGAAAAAAGAGGTCCAGTCCCGTCTTGAGCATCTGGAGCATTTCTTCCCCAGGATACTGGAGGCCCGGGCCATTCTGACCGAAGAAAAAAAGAGGATGACCGCCGAGGTCACCATCCATCTGCCGGCCGGCAAGCGTCTGATTGCCAAGGAGCAGGGTATGGACATGCGCCAGGCTTTGGATTTGGCGGTGAAGAAGATAGAGACCCAGGTCAAGAAAGTTAAGGAGCGCAAGGAGCACAAGGGCCGGGGGCTTAAAGGGCAGTAGGGCCCTTCCGGGCAGCCAGTATTCAGTAATCAGTATTCAGTAATTGCGAGGGTGACCATGAAGGAGATATCGGTACAGGAGGTGCTGAACGACCGGCAGGAATTCCTGCATCTTGAACTTTTGACCGGCCCGGCCGGGCTGGATCGCAAGATCATAATTGCCGACACCAATCGTCCGGGGCTGGCCCTTTCCGGCTACATGGGGTATTTCCTGTGGGAGCGGGTCCAGATAATCGGGATCACCGAGACCGGGTACCTGGAGACCCTGAAGCCGGACAAGCGCATCGAGGCTATCAAGCGGATTACCTCCTTTGAGCTGCCCTGTATCATCATCACCAAGGGGCTGGCCGCCCATCCCGAACTGCTGGCCACCTGCCTGGAACGCAAGATTCCCCTGCTACGCACCGGGCTGGACACCACAGACTTCATCCATAAGCTTTCCTCCTACATCGACAACAAGCTGGCCCCCACCACCACGGTCCACGGTACTTTGGTGGATGTCTACGGCCTGGGCCTGCTGTACACCGGCGACTCAGGCATCGGCAAGAGCGAATGCGCCCTGGACCTGGTGGAGCGGGGGCACCGGCTGGTGGCCGACGACGTGGTGGAGATCAAAAAGCGCGGCCAAAGCGTGCTGGTGGGCTACGGCAACAAGCTGCTGAGGCACAACATGGAGATCCGGGGCATCGGGATAATAGACCTGGCCACTATCTTCGGCATCCGGGCGGTGCGGATGCGCAAGCGGATAGAAGTGGAGATACGGCTGAAGCGCTGGAGCGACGACGAGGATTATGAGCGGGTGGGCCTGGACGAACAGCCCACCACCATCCTGGGGGTGGAGATCCCGCTGGTGACGGTGCCGGTGGTGCCGGGCAAGAACATCAGCGTCATCTCCGAAGTGATAGCCATGAACCAGCTTTTAAAGGCCTGCGGCTACCGGACACCGGAGGAGTTCAACAACCGTCTGCTGGAGTCCATGCAGAAGAAGTTCGAGGCCGCCAAGTTCGAGGAGGACGACCTGGAGTGAGACCTCACCCTCATTCCCTCTCCTAATGCTTTAGGAGAGGGAGGTAAGGGATAGGTCAATAACCATGCTGATACCGTGATCCCATAACCTGTAAACGGAGATATGATGAAGAGAAGTTCACTTGCCGCTGTCATCGGCCTATTCTTGACGTTGATTCTGACCGGCTGCGCAGTAAAGTCGGCAGGCCCAACCACCGGCTCGCTGTTAAGCGGGTCGAAGGCCACCCCGGCCACCCAGACCCAACCCGTCTATTCTTCGGTCCCGGCGCCCCAGGGCCCAAAACTTACCATCTCGGTGATGGACCTGAACGTCACCTCTGGCCTGTCGCCGCAGGAGGTGTCGATGCTGACCGACAAGCTGCTGAACGAGTTCGTGAACACCAAGTACTACAAGGTGGTGGAGCGCTCCAAGCGCGACGAGATCCTGAAGGAACAAGGGTTCCAGCAGA includes the following:
- the raiA gene encoding ribosome-associated translation inhibitor RaiA, with the protein product MKINITARHFEGLTEGLKKEVQSRLEHLEHFFPRILEARAILTEEKKRMTAEVTIHLPAGKRLIAKEQGMDMRQALDLAVKKIETQVKKVKERKEHKGRGLKGQ
- a CDS encoding HPr kinase/phosphorylase, giving the protein MKEISVQEVLNDRQEFLHLELLTGPAGLDRKIIIADTNRPGLALSGYMGYFLWERVQIIGITETGYLETLKPDKRIEAIKRITSFELPCIIITKGLAAHPELLATCLERKIPLLRTGLDTTDFIHKLSSYIDNKLAPTTTVHGTLVDVYGLGLLYTGDSGIGKSECALDLVERGHRLVADDVVEIKKRGQSVLVGYGNKLLRHNMEIRGIGIIDLATIFGIRAVRMRKRIEVEIRLKRWSDDEDYERVGLDEQPTTILGVEIPLVTVPVVPGKNISVISEVIAMNQLLKACGYRTPEEFNNRLLESMQKKFEAAKFEEDDLE
- the lipA gene encoding lipoyl synthase translates to MPDNQNLKRLPRAFKQSLVRNPAQALVNQVLSECRLETVCREARCPNRNQCFASGTATFLIMGGSCTRGCRFCAVGKGGAMPLDQGEPQRLAEAVKKLGLKYAVITSVTRDDLEDGGAGHFAETVKALRRENPGVLTEILTSDFNGREDSWRQAAAIRPEVFNHNLETVPRLYPIARPQADYRRSLDLISYAARAGLVAKSGLMVGLGEEMAEIKQVMADLKQAGCRILTVGQYLAPSQEHLPVARFWEESEYQMLKSYGEQILGLDAVVAGPAVRSSYLAYQTYQTITNIKQEAPA